A single genomic interval of Canis lupus dingo isolate Sandy chromosome 6, ASM325472v2, whole genome shotgun sequence harbors:
- the RHOT2 gene encoding mitochondrial Rho GTPase 2 isoform X6, with the protein MEAVLPIMSQFPEIETCVECSAKNLRNISELFYYAQKAVLHPTAPLYDPEAKQLRPACAQALTRIFRLSDRDLDQALSDEELNTFQKSCFGHPLAPQALEDVKMVVRKNVAGGVRDNRLTLDGFLFLNMLFIQRGRHETTWTILRRFGYGDTLELTPDYLVPPLHVPPGCSTELNHFGYQFVQRVFEKHDRDRDGSLSPAELESLFSVFPAAPWGPRLPREVCTEAGRLSLHGYLCQWTLVTYLDVRRCLEHLGYLGYPTLCEQDSQAHAITVTREKRLDQEKGQTQRNVLLCKVVGARGVGKSAFLQAFLGCGLGDGRELAEERPIYAINTVQVNGQEKYLILCEVSADSLLAPAPDAACDVACLMFDSSDPGSFALCARVYKRHYMDGQTPCLIVSSKADLPAGSTPPGLAPAEFCRRHRLPAPAAFSRVGPAGLSAAVFTRLATMAAFPHLAHGELHATSFWLRVTLGAVGFAVTAVLSISLYRALVKSR; encoded by the exons ATGGAGGCTGTGCTGCCCATCATGAGCCAGTTCCCAGAGATCGAGACCTGCGTGGAG TGCTCTGCCAAGAACCTGAGGAACATCTCGGAGCTGTTCTACTATGCACAGAAGGCGGTGCTGCACCCCACGGCCCCGCTCTACGACCCCGAGGCCAAGCAG CTGAGGCCCGCATGTGCCCAAGCCCTCACACGCATCTTCAGGCTCTCGGACCGGGATCTAGACCAGGCGCTCAGTGACGAGGAGCTCAACACTTTCCAG AAATCCTGCTTCGGGCACCCCCTGGCCCCGCAGGCCCTGGAGGACGTGAAGATGGTGGTGCGCAAGAACGTGGCTGGAGGGGTGCGCGACAACCGGCTGACCCTGGACG GCTTTCTTTTCTTGAACATGCTGTTCATCCAGCGTGGTCGCCATGAGACCACGTGGACCATCCTGCGGCGCTTCGGCTATGGAGACACGCTGGAGCTCACCCCTGACTACCTGGTCCCGCC GCTCCACGTGCCCCCCGGCTGCAGCACCGAGCTCAACCACTTTGGCTACCAGTTTGTGCAGAGGGTGTTTGAGAAGCACGACCGG GACCGTGACGGCAGCCTCTCGCCTGCGGAGCTGGAGAGCCTGTTCAGCGTGTTCCCTGCTGCCCCCTGGGGCCCCCGGCTGCCCCGGGAGGTCTGCACCGAGGCCGGCAGGCTGTCTCTACATGGATACCTCTGCCAGTGGAC cttgGTGACCTACTTGGACGTCCGGCGCTGCCTCGAGCACCTGGGTTACCTGGGCTACCCCACTCTCTGCGAGCAAGACTCCCAGGCCCACGCCATCACAG TCACTCGAGAGAAGAGGCTGGACCAGGAGAAGGGGCAGACGCAGAGGAACGTTCTCCTGTGCAAGGTGGTGGGAGCCCGCGGAGTGGGCAAGTCCGCCTTCCTGCAGGCCTTCCTCGGCTGCGGCCTAGGG GACGGCAGAGAGCTTGCGGAGGAACGCCCCATCTACGCCATCAACACGGTACAGGTCAACGGACAGGAGAAGTATCTCATC CTGTGCGAGGTGAGTGCAGACAGCCTGCTGGCGCCCGCGCCCGATGCCGCCTGTGACGTGGCCTGCTTGATGTTCGATAGCAGCGACCCCGGCTCCTTCGCACTCTGCGCCCGCGTCTATAAG CGCCACTACATGGACGGACAGACCCCCTGCCTCATCGTCTCCTCCAAGGCGGACCTGCCCGCGGGCAGCACGCCCCCTGGCCTGGCGCCCGCTGAGTTCTGCCGCAGACACCGGCTGCCCGCCCCTGCCGCCTTCTCCCGGGTGGGCCCAGCCGGGCTCAGCGCTGCCGTCTTCACCCGGCTCGCCACCATGGCTGCCTTCCC ACACCTGGCTCATGGGGAGCTACACGCCACCTCCTTCTGGCTGCGGGTGACCCTGGGGGCCGTTGGGTTTGCGGTCACTGCCGTCCTCAGCATCTCGCTCTACAGGGCCCTGGTGAAGAGCCGATGA
- the RHOT2 gene encoding mitochondrial Rho GTPase 2 isoform X1, translating into MKRDVRILLLGEAQVGKTSLILSLVGEEFPAEVPPRAEEITIPADVTPEKVPTHIVDYSEAEQTAEELRAEILKANVVCVVYDVSEEATIEKIRTKWIPLVNGETDRGPRVPIILVGNKSDLRPGSSMEAVLPIMSQFPEIETCVEAHLWVCLHGHQCSAKNLRNISELFYYAQKAVLHPTAPLYDPEAKQLRPACAQALTRIFRLSDRDLDQALSDEELNTFQKSCFGHPLAPQALEDVKMVVRKNVAGGVRDNRLTLDGFLFLNMLFIQRGRHETTWTILRRFGYGDTLELTPDYLVPPLHVPPGCSTELNHFGYQFVQRVFEKHDRDRDGSLSPAELESLFSVFPAAPWGPRLPREVCTEAGRLSLHGYLCQWTLVTYLDVRRCLEHLGYLGYPTLCEQDSQAHAITVTREKRLDQEKGQTQRNVLLCKVVGARGVGKSAFLQAFLGCGLGDGRELAEERPIYAINTVQVNGQEKYLILCEVSADSLLAPAPDAACDVACLMFDSSDPGSFALCARVYKRHYMDGQTPCLIVSSKADLPAGSTPPGLAPAEFCRRHRLPAPAAFSRVGPAGLSAAVFTRLATMAAFPHLAHGELHATSFWLRVTLGAVGFAVTAVLSISLYRALVKSR; encoded by the exons ATGAAGCGGGACGTTCGCATTTTGCTCCTGGGCGAGG cccaggtggggaagaCGTCGCTGATCCTGTCGCTGGTGGGCGAGGAGTTCCCGGCGGAG GTCCCGCCCCGCGCGGAGGAGATCACCATTCCCGCAGACGTCACCCCGGAGAAGGTGCCCACGCACATCGTGGATTACTCAG AAGCGGAGCAGACAGCCGAGGAGCTCCGGGCAGAGATCCTCAAG GCAAACGTGGTCTGCGTGGTGTACGACGTATCTGAGGAGGCTACCATTGAGAAG ATCCGAACCAAATGGATCCCCCTGGTGAATGGGGAGACTGACAGGGGCCCCAG AGTCCCCATCATCTTGGTGGGCAACAAGTCAGACCTGCGGCCCGGGAGCTCAATGGAGGCTGTGCTGCCCATCATGAGCCAGTTCCCAGAGATCGAGACCTGCGTGGAG GCACACCTGTGGGTCTGTCTCCACGGCCACCAGTGCTCTGCCAAGAACCTGAGGAACATCTCGGAGCTGTTCTACTATGCACAGAAGGCGGTGCTGCACCCCACGGCCCCGCTCTACGACCCCGAGGCCAAGCAG CTGAGGCCCGCATGTGCCCAAGCCCTCACACGCATCTTCAGGCTCTCGGACCGGGATCTAGACCAGGCGCTCAGTGACGAGGAGCTCAACACTTTCCAG AAATCCTGCTTCGGGCACCCCCTGGCCCCGCAGGCCCTGGAGGACGTGAAGATGGTGGTGCGCAAGAACGTGGCTGGAGGGGTGCGCGACAACCGGCTGACCCTGGACG GCTTTCTTTTCTTGAACATGCTGTTCATCCAGCGTGGTCGCCATGAGACCACGTGGACCATCCTGCGGCGCTTCGGCTATGGAGACACGCTGGAGCTCACCCCTGACTACCTGGTCCCGCC GCTCCACGTGCCCCCCGGCTGCAGCACCGAGCTCAACCACTTTGGCTACCAGTTTGTGCAGAGGGTGTTTGAGAAGCACGACCGG GACCGTGACGGCAGCCTCTCGCCTGCGGAGCTGGAGAGCCTGTTCAGCGTGTTCCCTGCTGCCCCCTGGGGCCCCCGGCTGCCCCGGGAGGTCTGCACCGAGGCCGGCAGGCTGTCTCTACATGGATACCTCTGCCAGTGGAC cttgGTGACCTACTTGGACGTCCGGCGCTGCCTCGAGCACCTGGGTTACCTGGGCTACCCCACTCTCTGCGAGCAAGACTCCCAGGCCCACGCCATCACAG TCACTCGAGAGAAGAGGCTGGACCAGGAGAAGGGGCAGACGCAGAGGAACGTTCTCCTGTGCAAGGTGGTGGGAGCCCGCGGAGTGGGCAAGTCCGCCTTCCTGCAGGCCTTCCTCGGCTGCGGCCTAGGG GACGGCAGAGAGCTTGCGGAGGAACGCCCCATCTACGCCATCAACACGGTACAGGTCAACGGACAGGAGAAGTATCTCATC CTGTGCGAGGTGAGTGCAGACAGCCTGCTGGCGCCCGCGCCCGATGCCGCCTGTGACGTGGCCTGCTTGATGTTCGATAGCAGCGACCCCGGCTCCTTCGCACTCTGCGCCCGCGTCTATAAG CGCCACTACATGGACGGACAGACCCCCTGCCTCATCGTCTCCTCCAAGGCGGACCTGCCCGCGGGCAGCACGCCCCCTGGCCTGGCGCCCGCTGAGTTCTGCCGCAGACACCGGCTGCCCGCCCCTGCCGCCTTCTCCCGGGTGGGCCCAGCCGGGCTCAGCGCTGCCGTCTTCACCCGGCTCGCCACCATGGCTGCCTTCCC ACACCTGGCTCATGGGGAGCTACACGCCACCTCCTTCTGGCTGCGGGTGACCCTGGGGGCCGTTGGGTTTGCGGTCACTGCCGTCCTCAGCATCTCGCTCTACAGGGCCCTGGTGAAGAGCCGATGA
- the RHOT2 gene encoding mitochondrial Rho GTPase 2 isoform X5 yields the protein MEAVLPIMSQFPEIETCVEAHLWVCLHGHQCSAKNLRNISELFYYAQKAVLHPTAPLYDPEAKQLRPACAQALTRIFRLSDRDLDQALSDEELNTFQKSCFGHPLAPQALEDVKMVVRKNVAGGVRDNRLTLDGFLFLNMLFIQRGRHETTWTILRRFGYGDTLELTPDYLVPPLHVPPGCSTELNHFGYQFVQRVFEKHDRDRDGSLSPAELESLFSVFPAAPWGPRLPREVCTEAGRLSLHGYLCQWTLVTYLDVRRCLEHLGYLGYPTLCEQDSQAHAITVTREKRLDQEKGQTQRNVLLCKVVGARGVGKSAFLQAFLGCGLGDGRELAEERPIYAINTVQVNGQEKYLILCEVSADSLLAPAPDAACDVACLMFDSSDPGSFALCARVYKRHYMDGQTPCLIVSSKADLPAGSTPPGLAPAEFCRRHRLPAPAAFSRVGPAGLSAAVFTRLATMAAFPHLAHGELHATSFWLRVTLGAVGFAVTAVLSISLYRALVKSR from the exons ATGGAGGCTGTGCTGCCCATCATGAGCCAGTTCCCAGAGATCGAGACCTGCGTGGAG GCACACCTGTGGGTCTGTCTCCACGGCCACCAGTGCTCTGCCAAGAACCTGAGGAACATCTCGGAGCTGTTCTACTATGCACAGAAGGCGGTGCTGCACCCCACGGCCCCGCTCTACGACCCCGAGGCCAAGCAG CTGAGGCCCGCATGTGCCCAAGCCCTCACACGCATCTTCAGGCTCTCGGACCGGGATCTAGACCAGGCGCTCAGTGACGAGGAGCTCAACACTTTCCAG AAATCCTGCTTCGGGCACCCCCTGGCCCCGCAGGCCCTGGAGGACGTGAAGATGGTGGTGCGCAAGAACGTGGCTGGAGGGGTGCGCGACAACCGGCTGACCCTGGACG GCTTTCTTTTCTTGAACATGCTGTTCATCCAGCGTGGTCGCCATGAGACCACGTGGACCATCCTGCGGCGCTTCGGCTATGGAGACACGCTGGAGCTCACCCCTGACTACCTGGTCCCGCC GCTCCACGTGCCCCCCGGCTGCAGCACCGAGCTCAACCACTTTGGCTACCAGTTTGTGCAGAGGGTGTTTGAGAAGCACGACCGG GACCGTGACGGCAGCCTCTCGCCTGCGGAGCTGGAGAGCCTGTTCAGCGTGTTCCCTGCTGCCCCCTGGGGCCCCCGGCTGCCCCGGGAGGTCTGCACCGAGGCCGGCAGGCTGTCTCTACATGGATACCTCTGCCAGTGGAC cttgGTGACCTACTTGGACGTCCGGCGCTGCCTCGAGCACCTGGGTTACCTGGGCTACCCCACTCTCTGCGAGCAAGACTCCCAGGCCCACGCCATCACAG TCACTCGAGAGAAGAGGCTGGACCAGGAGAAGGGGCAGACGCAGAGGAACGTTCTCCTGTGCAAGGTGGTGGGAGCCCGCGGAGTGGGCAAGTCCGCCTTCCTGCAGGCCTTCCTCGGCTGCGGCCTAGGG GACGGCAGAGAGCTTGCGGAGGAACGCCCCATCTACGCCATCAACACGGTACAGGTCAACGGACAGGAGAAGTATCTCATC CTGTGCGAGGTGAGTGCAGACAGCCTGCTGGCGCCCGCGCCCGATGCCGCCTGTGACGTGGCCTGCTTGATGTTCGATAGCAGCGACCCCGGCTCCTTCGCACTCTGCGCCCGCGTCTATAAG CGCCACTACATGGACGGACAGACCCCCTGCCTCATCGTCTCCTCCAAGGCGGACCTGCCCGCGGGCAGCACGCCCCCTGGCCTGGCGCCCGCTGAGTTCTGCCGCAGACACCGGCTGCCCGCCCCTGCCGCCTTCTCCCGGGTGGGCCCAGCCGGGCTCAGCGCTGCCGTCTTCACCCGGCTCGCCACCATGGCTGCCTTCCC ACACCTGGCTCATGGGGAGCTACACGCCACCTCCTTCTGGCTGCGGGTGACCCTGGGGGCCGTTGGGTTTGCGGTCACTGCCGTCCTCAGCATCTCGCTCTACAGGGCCCTGGTGAAGAGCCGATGA
- the RHOT2 gene encoding mitochondrial Rho GTPase 2 isoform X3, producing MKRDVRILLLGEAQVGKTSLILSLVGEEFPAEVPPRAEEITIPADVTPEKVPTHIVDYSEAEQTAEELRAEILKANVVCVVYDVSEEATIEKSPHHLGGQQVRPAARELNGGCAAHHEPVPRDRDLRGGTPVGLSPRPPVLCQEPEEHLGAVLLCTEGGAAPHGPALRPRGQAGAAPIPRGHGLGCPGDTEQSLRGWLMATFPRGQKSCFGHPLAPQALEDVKMVVRKNVAGGVRDNRLTLDGFLFLNMLFIQRGRHETTWTILRRFGYGDTLELTPDYLVPPLHVPPGCSTELNHFGYQFVQRVFEKHDRDRDGSLSPAELESLFSVFPAAPWGPRLPREVCTEAGRLSLHGYLCQWTLVTYLDVRRCLEHLGYLGYPTLCEQDSQAHAITVTREKRLDQEKGQTQRNVLLCKVVGARGVGKSAFLQAFLGCGLGDGRELAEERPIYAINTVQVNGQEKYLILCEVSADSLLAPAPDAACDVACLMFDSSDPGSFALCARVYKRHYMDGQTPCLIVSSKADLPAGSTPPGLAPAEFCRRHRLPAPAAFSRVGPAGLSAAVFTRLATMAAFPHLAHGELHATSFWLRVTLGAVGFAVTAVLSISLYRALVKSR from the exons ATGAAGCGGGACGTTCGCATTTTGCTCCTGGGCGAGG cccaggtggggaagaCGTCGCTGATCCTGTCGCTGGTGGGCGAGGAGTTCCCGGCGGAG GTCCCGCCCCGCGCGGAGGAGATCACCATTCCCGCAGACGTCACCCCGGAGAAGGTGCCCACGCACATCGTGGATTACTCAG AAGCGGAGCAGACAGCCGAGGAGCTCCGGGCAGAGATCCTCAAG GCAAACGTGGTCTGCGTGGTGTACGACGTATCTGAGGAGGCTACCATTGAGAAG AGTCCCCATCATCTTGGTGGGCAACAAGTCAGACCTGCGGCCCGGGAGCTCAATGGAGGCTGTGCTGCCCATCATGAGCCAGTTCCCAGAGATCGAGACCTGCGTGGAG GCACACCTGTGGGTCTGTCTCCACGGCCACCAGTGCTCTGCCAAGAACCTGAGGAACATCTCGGAGCTGTTCTACTATGCACAGAAGGCGGTGCTGCACCCCACGGCCCCGCTCTACGACCCCGAGGCCAAGCAG GTGCGGCCCCCATCCCTCGGGGACACGGTCTCGGGTGTCCTGGTGACACCGAGCAGTCACTGAGGGGCTGGCTGATGGCCACTTTCCCTCGGGGGCAGAAATCCTGCTTCGGGCACCCCCTGGCCCCGCAGGCCCTGGAGGACGTGAAGATGGTGGTGCGCAAGAACGTGGCTGGAGGGGTGCGCGACAACCGGCTGACCCTGGACG GCTTTCTTTTCTTGAACATGCTGTTCATCCAGCGTGGTCGCCATGAGACCACGTGGACCATCCTGCGGCGCTTCGGCTATGGAGACACGCTGGAGCTCACCCCTGACTACCTGGTCCCGCC GCTCCACGTGCCCCCCGGCTGCAGCACCGAGCTCAACCACTTTGGCTACCAGTTTGTGCAGAGGGTGTTTGAGAAGCACGACCGG GACCGTGACGGCAGCCTCTCGCCTGCGGAGCTGGAGAGCCTGTTCAGCGTGTTCCCTGCTGCCCCCTGGGGCCCCCGGCTGCCCCGGGAGGTCTGCACCGAGGCCGGCAGGCTGTCTCTACATGGATACCTCTGCCAGTGGAC cttgGTGACCTACTTGGACGTCCGGCGCTGCCTCGAGCACCTGGGTTACCTGGGCTACCCCACTCTCTGCGAGCAAGACTCCCAGGCCCACGCCATCACAG TCACTCGAGAGAAGAGGCTGGACCAGGAGAAGGGGCAGACGCAGAGGAACGTTCTCCTGTGCAAGGTGGTGGGAGCCCGCGGAGTGGGCAAGTCCGCCTTCCTGCAGGCCTTCCTCGGCTGCGGCCTAGGG GACGGCAGAGAGCTTGCGGAGGAACGCCCCATCTACGCCATCAACACGGTACAGGTCAACGGACAGGAGAAGTATCTCATC CTGTGCGAGGTGAGTGCAGACAGCCTGCTGGCGCCCGCGCCCGATGCCGCCTGTGACGTGGCCTGCTTGATGTTCGATAGCAGCGACCCCGGCTCCTTCGCACTCTGCGCCCGCGTCTATAAG CGCCACTACATGGACGGACAGACCCCCTGCCTCATCGTCTCCTCCAAGGCGGACCTGCCCGCGGGCAGCACGCCCCCTGGCCTGGCGCCCGCTGAGTTCTGCCGCAGACACCGGCTGCCCGCCCCTGCCGCCTTCTCCCGGGTGGGCCCAGCCGGGCTCAGCGCTGCCGTCTTCACCCGGCTCGCCACCATGGCTGCCTTCCC ACACCTGGCTCATGGGGAGCTACACGCCACCTCCTTCTGGCTGCGGGTGACCCTGGGGGCCGTTGGGTTTGCGGTCACTGCCGTCCTCAGCATCTCGCTCTACAGGGCCCTGGTGAAGAGCCGATGA
- the RHOT2 gene encoding mitochondrial Rho GTPase 2 isoform X4: MKRDVRILLLGEAQVGKTSLILSLVGEEFPAEVPPRAEEITIPADVTPEKVPTHIVDYSEAEQTAEELRAEILKANVVCVVYDVSEEATIEKSPHHLGGQQVRPAARELNGGCAAHHEPVPRDRDLRGVLCQEPEEHLGAVLLCTEGGAAPHGPALRPRGQAGAAPIPRGHGLGCPGDTEQSLRGWLMATFPRGQKSCFGHPLAPQALEDVKMVVRKNVAGGVRDNRLTLDGFLFLNMLFIQRGRHETTWTILRRFGYGDTLELTPDYLVPPLHVPPGCSTELNHFGYQFVQRVFEKHDRDRDGSLSPAELESLFSVFPAAPWGPRLPREVCTEAGRLSLHGYLCQWTLVTYLDVRRCLEHLGYLGYPTLCEQDSQAHAITVTREKRLDQEKGQTQRNVLLCKVVGARGVGKSAFLQAFLGCGLGDGRELAEERPIYAINTVQVNGQEKYLILCEVSADSLLAPAPDAACDVACLMFDSSDPGSFALCARVYKRHYMDGQTPCLIVSSKADLPAGSTPPGLAPAEFCRRHRLPAPAAFSRVGPAGLSAAVFTRLATMAAFPHLAHGELHATSFWLRVTLGAVGFAVTAVLSISLYRALVKSR; the protein is encoded by the exons ATGAAGCGGGACGTTCGCATTTTGCTCCTGGGCGAGG cccaggtggggaagaCGTCGCTGATCCTGTCGCTGGTGGGCGAGGAGTTCCCGGCGGAG GTCCCGCCCCGCGCGGAGGAGATCACCATTCCCGCAGACGTCACCCCGGAGAAGGTGCCCACGCACATCGTGGATTACTCAG AAGCGGAGCAGACAGCCGAGGAGCTCCGGGCAGAGATCCTCAAG GCAAACGTGGTCTGCGTGGTGTACGACGTATCTGAGGAGGCTACCATTGAGAAG AGTCCCCATCATCTTGGTGGGCAACAAGTCAGACCTGCGGCCCGGGAGCTCAATGGAGGCTGTGCTGCCCATCATGAGCCAGTTCCCAGAGATCGAGACCTGCGTGGAG TGCTCTGCCAAGAACCTGAGGAACATCTCGGAGCTGTTCTACTATGCACAGAAGGCGGTGCTGCACCCCACGGCCCCGCTCTACGACCCCGAGGCCAAGCAG GTGCGGCCCCCATCCCTCGGGGACACGGTCTCGGGTGTCCTGGTGACACCGAGCAGTCACTGAGGGGCTGGCTGATGGCCACTTTCCCTCGGGGGCAGAAATCCTGCTTCGGGCACCCCCTGGCCCCGCAGGCCCTGGAGGACGTGAAGATGGTGGTGCGCAAGAACGTGGCTGGAGGGGTGCGCGACAACCGGCTGACCCTGGACG GCTTTCTTTTCTTGAACATGCTGTTCATCCAGCGTGGTCGCCATGAGACCACGTGGACCATCCTGCGGCGCTTCGGCTATGGAGACACGCTGGAGCTCACCCCTGACTACCTGGTCCCGCC GCTCCACGTGCCCCCCGGCTGCAGCACCGAGCTCAACCACTTTGGCTACCAGTTTGTGCAGAGGGTGTTTGAGAAGCACGACCGG GACCGTGACGGCAGCCTCTCGCCTGCGGAGCTGGAGAGCCTGTTCAGCGTGTTCCCTGCTGCCCCCTGGGGCCCCCGGCTGCCCCGGGAGGTCTGCACCGAGGCCGGCAGGCTGTCTCTACATGGATACCTCTGCCAGTGGAC cttgGTGACCTACTTGGACGTCCGGCGCTGCCTCGAGCACCTGGGTTACCTGGGCTACCCCACTCTCTGCGAGCAAGACTCCCAGGCCCACGCCATCACAG TCACTCGAGAGAAGAGGCTGGACCAGGAGAAGGGGCAGACGCAGAGGAACGTTCTCCTGTGCAAGGTGGTGGGAGCCCGCGGAGTGGGCAAGTCCGCCTTCCTGCAGGCCTTCCTCGGCTGCGGCCTAGGG GACGGCAGAGAGCTTGCGGAGGAACGCCCCATCTACGCCATCAACACGGTACAGGTCAACGGACAGGAGAAGTATCTCATC CTGTGCGAGGTGAGTGCAGACAGCCTGCTGGCGCCCGCGCCCGATGCCGCCTGTGACGTGGCCTGCTTGATGTTCGATAGCAGCGACCCCGGCTCCTTCGCACTCTGCGCCCGCGTCTATAAG CGCCACTACATGGACGGACAGACCCCCTGCCTCATCGTCTCCTCCAAGGCGGACCTGCCCGCGGGCAGCACGCCCCCTGGCCTGGCGCCCGCTGAGTTCTGCCGCAGACACCGGCTGCCCGCCCCTGCCGCCTTCTCCCGGGTGGGCCCAGCCGGGCTCAGCGCTGCCGTCTTCACCCGGCTCGCCACCATGGCTGCCTTCCC ACACCTGGCTCATGGGGAGCTACACGCCACCTCCTTCTGGCTGCGGGTGACCCTGGGGGCCGTTGGGTTTGCGGTCACTGCCGTCCTCAGCATCTCGCTCTACAGGGCCCTGGTGAAGAGCCGATGA
- the RHOT2 gene encoding mitochondrial Rho GTPase 2 isoform X7, translated as MHRRRCCTPRPRSTTPRPSRLSDRDLDQALSDEELNTFQKSCFGHPLAPQALEDVKMVVRKNVAGGVRDNRLTLDGFLFLNMLFIQRGRHETTWTILRRFGYGDTLELTPDYLVPPLHVPPGCSTELNHFGYQFVQRVFEKHDRDRDGSLSPAELESLFSVFPAAPWGPRLPREVCTEAGRLSLHGYLCQWTLVTYLDVRRCLEHLGYLGYPTLCEQDSQAHAITVTREKRLDQEKGQTQRNVLLCKVVGARGVGKSAFLQAFLGCGLGDGRELAEERPIYAINTVQVNGQEKYLILCEVSADSLLAPAPDAACDVACLMFDSSDPGSFALCARVYKRHYMDGQTPCLIVSSKADLPAGSTPPGLAPAEFCRRHRLPAPAAFSRVGPAGLSAAVFTRLATMAAFPHLAHGELHATSFWLRVTLGAVGFAVTAVLSISLYRALVKSR; from the exons ATGCACAGAAGGCGGTGCTGCACCCCACGGCCCCGCTCTACGACCCCGAGGCCAAGCAG GCTCTCGGACCGGGATCTAGACCAGGCGCTCAGTGACGAGGAGCTCAACACTTTCCAG AAATCCTGCTTCGGGCACCCCCTGGCCCCGCAGGCCCTGGAGGACGTGAAGATGGTGGTGCGCAAGAACGTGGCTGGAGGGGTGCGCGACAACCGGCTGACCCTGGACG GCTTTCTTTTCTTGAACATGCTGTTCATCCAGCGTGGTCGCCATGAGACCACGTGGACCATCCTGCGGCGCTTCGGCTATGGAGACACGCTGGAGCTCACCCCTGACTACCTGGTCCCGCC GCTCCACGTGCCCCCCGGCTGCAGCACCGAGCTCAACCACTTTGGCTACCAGTTTGTGCAGAGGGTGTTTGAGAAGCACGACCGG GACCGTGACGGCAGCCTCTCGCCTGCGGAGCTGGAGAGCCTGTTCAGCGTGTTCCCTGCTGCCCCCTGGGGCCCCCGGCTGCCCCGGGAGGTCTGCACCGAGGCCGGCAGGCTGTCTCTACATGGATACCTCTGCCAGTGGAC cttgGTGACCTACTTGGACGTCCGGCGCTGCCTCGAGCACCTGGGTTACCTGGGCTACCCCACTCTCTGCGAGCAAGACTCCCAGGCCCACGCCATCACAG TCACTCGAGAGAAGAGGCTGGACCAGGAGAAGGGGCAGACGCAGAGGAACGTTCTCCTGTGCAAGGTGGTGGGAGCCCGCGGAGTGGGCAAGTCCGCCTTCCTGCAGGCCTTCCTCGGCTGCGGCCTAGGG GACGGCAGAGAGCTTGCGGAGGAACGCCCCATCTACGCCATCAACACGGTACAGGTCAACGGACAGGAGAAGTATCTCATC CTGTGCGAGGTGAGTGCAGACAGCCTGCTGGCGCCCGCGCCCGATGCCGCCTGTGACGTGGCCTGCTTGATGTTCGATAGCAGCGACCCCGGCTCCTTCGCACTCTGCGCCCGCGTCTATAAG CGCCACTACATGGACGGACAGACCCCCTGCCTCATCGTCTCCTCCAAGGCGGACCTGCCCGCGGGCAGCACGCCCCCTGGCCTGGCGCCCGCTGAGTTCTGCCGCAGACACCGGCTGCCCGCCCCTGCCGCCTTCTCCCGGGTGGGCCCAGCCGGGCTCAGCGCTGCCGTCTTCACCCGGCTCGCCACCATGGCTGCCTTCCC ACACCTGGCTCATGGGGAGCTACACGCCACCTCCTTCTGGCTGCGGGTGACCCTGGGGGCCGTTGGGTTTGCGGTCACTGCCGTCCTCAGCATCTCGCTCTACAGGGCCCTGGTGAAGAGCCGATGA